Genomic window (Bosea vaviloviae):
TCTGGCAGGGGCAGCGTACCGGCCTGATGGGCTACCGCCTCTCGGCTTATGCCGAACTGCCGCGCACCGGCCTGCCCGAGCTCTTCGCCGATGCCGCAGACTATCGAAGCTATGTCGAGACCCTGGTCGCGGCCGGCGCGATCAAGGATGCGAGCTATATCTGGTGGGCGATCAGGCCCTCCGACAAGCATCCGACGCTCGAATTGCGTATCGCCGACAGCTGCACAAGGCTCGACGACACGCTCGCCATCGCTGCGCTCTATCGCTGCCTGATCCGCCATCTGCAGCGTCGTCGCGGGCTGAATGCAGAGCTCACGCCGGCGGCGCGCGCCATTGCCGCGGAGAATATCTGGCGGGCGCAGCGCTACGGCATCCATGGCGGGCTGATTTGCGGGGAGAGCCGGACCATGCGCTCGGTGCCGAGCCTGATCGACGAACTGCTCGGCGATCTCGCTGATGATGCCGCCGCGCTCGGCTGCAAGGCCGAGCTCTCGCATTGCCGCACGCTGGCGGCGAAGGGCACCAGCGCCGATGTCCAGCTCGCGGTCTTCGAGGAGGCCCGGGCGAGGGCCGGCGGGCAGGCGGC
Coding sequences:
- a CDS encoding carboxylate-amine ligase, with translation MNEANRFGIEEEYFLSDAGSRGIVRKVSPKFFAAVQDAFPDEVQREMLQSQIEVATPICESMAQARHSLSTLRKGLAGLALEHEMLLLACGTHPSAVWSRQRATEATRYDQIMRDLQMLGSRNQLCGLHIHVEVKDEDERIRLMVRILPFLPLLLALSTSSPFWQGQRTGLMGYRLSAYAELPRTGLPELFADAADYRSYVETLVAAGAIKDASYIWWAIRPSDKHPTLELRIADSCTRLDDTLAIAALYRCLIRHLQRRRGLNAELTPAARAIAAENIWRAQRYGIHGGLICGESRTMRSVPSLIDELLGDLADDAAALGCKAELSHCRTLAAKGTSADVQLAVFEEARARAGGQAAGLAAVVDWLASETRLDGVALSPGWQPAMRGAA